The DNA region ATTTCGCTTCGCTGATTAGCAGGCCCCAAGATGGCGATCGGCAGCTGTGATTGTGATTGCTCGGCACTCACTTCCCCCTCTAGCAAAATGTCAACGACATGGTTGTTTCATGCGCTAACGGAAGATTATGACGACGCATATCCTCCACAACCCCTTAAGCACGGATAACACTGAGCTTGCATTAAAGCACGACGTTGCTGCTGCCCATAGAAATCGTTTCGGTCAAGCTTCTGTAGTTGTCACTGCACTCTTCCTGTCACTCTCTTTACACATTTTCGGAGACACTGTTTCTCCAGCCACTCATTACTTTGCTTTTTCATAAACCAACATGCGTTTTTCTAACCTTCTTCCTGCCCTAGGGGGCCTCGTGGCTTTCGCACAGGCCTCCCCGCACCTTTTGGGCGGTCTCGGTGTTCCTCAAATCAGCAAGCCTAGCCGCATTGCTCCGTCGGTTTGCAGCTTGGCCAACAGCTGGGAGGACCATATTCTATTCAAGGGGTATGTTTTGAGATGCCTTTCTTGGATAAACCATAGTCATTAACTGTTTTATGTAGTATCGCTGCTcccgagaccgagacctCTCCTgccctcaaccttggccttcatctccCCAAGGCCCAAATCTCTGGAGATGTTGAACTGGAGCTCGTCAAGGGTTTTCTTGAGGAACCGCGAGTCCgtgttggccttggtggtgtGAAGGCTTACATCGAGATCGACATCTCTGCCTCGGCTGCTGTCCATGAGGCTATCGAGTTGTTCGCTTCCCctgcccttgagcttgagattCCTGGGCTcctggaggttgaggctggtgCGGCTAtcgcccttgaccttgttaTCGGAGTTGACGCAGCGATCGATCTTTCAACTGGCGTCTACATCTCATTCGCTGAGGATGCCTTTGTCGAGATCTCTCTTCTTACCAAGGACATCGTTGAACTCTCTCTCGACGGACTTGTTGCCAAGGCTCTTCCTCTTGGTATTGGAGCTGACGTTGATTTGTCTGCCGAGGTTGCGCTCCAGCTTGGTCTTCGTCTACGCACTGAGATCGACCTTGAGGCAGAGCTCGAGATTCCCGCTCTGGAGATTGAGGCTGGTGCCAAGATTGCTATTTGGGTCAGCCTCTTCGACTACACTGCAGTCTTGATTGGCACTGATAGCTGTGCTGTCTCTGTTGCCGAGGCCATCGCTCtcacccttggccttgaggtcgagCTGAATGTTGAGATTGGCGATATCCTTGACCTTAGCTTGGCCCCTAGCTTGACCATCACTCTTGCCACTGCTGCTAAGGCTGAGAACTGCCTGCCAGACCGTGGCCAGCCTGGCATCTTCCTTGAGAGTCATCAAGACACCGATTCGAGCACTGCAACGGCCACGTCTTCTGAGAGCCCTTCTGGCAGCTCTTCAGGTGGCTCTTCTGATGGCTTTTCTAACGGATCTTCCAACGGATCTTCCAACGGCTCCTCTGACGGCTCCTCCGGTAGCTCTTCTGTTACCGAAACATCGGACACCTTTGCCCACTTTACCAGCACTCCCACCGCGGGCCATGGCAACGTCACTGCTCCTCGCCCTACCGGGGACGTTACAAGCACAGTCCATTCGACCCATgtctacaccatcaccagctgcGCTGCCTCGGTCGTGAACTGCCCGGCACGATATACTCAGAAGGTTGTCACCTCGACTATTGTTTCAACCACCTACGTCTGCCCTGCCACCCAGAGTGGTGCTGTTCCCGCTACCACCTCGGTCTCCCCGTCAAAGTCGACTCCCGTGCCTGTGTCTACCATCACCGAAACCCTGACGACGATTGTTCCTTGCAAGGAGCGCACCACCAGCACTTTCCATCCTCCTACCAACTCACCACCTGCTCCTACGATCACAATCGTTGACCGTACCACCGTCTGCCCCGAAACCTCCAAGATACATCCAAGCACTGTGATCTCGCAGCCCACTTCTGGCTTCCAGGTTGTCACTACGGCTGTTCCTACGAGCAAGACTCCCGGGGTGCCCAGCTCAGCTGTTCCTAGCTCCGGAAAGGTGGTGCCTGAAGTCCCATCTTACTACGAACCCGTCCCTGTTCCTGAAAAGACAGCCCCTTTCCCGTCCTATAACGGAACTGTCACGACGAGCAAGCCATCTTCAGGAGTTGTAGTCCCCACTGGTTCTTGGACCACACCTGTTGCTGTCCCAACTCCGTTGAGCACACACATCGTTGTGTCAACTCCTACCAGCGTGCCAATCCCCCCTCAACCTACCACTCCGGTTGTAAGCAGCGGAAATATGGTGCATGTTGGTTTGGCATTTGCCCTTCCCGTTATCGCTGCTCTCATTCTGTAAACGGAAGGCCAAGCATGCCTCGTATCAATCGCGAATGGATTGCGGGTAGCTTGATTGATTGGCAACAAAGAGCCCCTTTGTAGTAATAAAGCCAGCGAGGTCTATGGATTGGCATCACGCAGGGAGTGCAAGGGATTGTAATCTTCCAGCAATTACAATTATATCTGTCTACTCGAGCGCCCTTGGATCCGTAATCTGCCCTTGTTTTGCCAGGTTGTAGATCTACAGTCTTTATCTCGTTTGAATATATCCCCCTTCTTACTCTAGTTAATATTGTCTTTCCTCGTAACACAGATCACGAGCCTGGGGCAATCATACGGTTTCAGTGATTCATAGACAGGAAACTAATTATGCAGTTTGCCGAGATATCCATGGTATGATCTGATCCGCTGGTGGCTCACTGGATGACTGGCACACCCTCTTTGAGCTTTACGCATAACAAAGTTTCCACATGTGATCTATTACAAATCCAACAAGCTAGATCCCGCTCTCAGGCCGAAAAATCCAGGAAAGTCGTgggaagatggatggtaAATGTCCACGGCAACCCATTACAAATCTCGGAGACTTCTCGGCGATTTCGTCTGACACGGTGCCAAGCATTATATAAAGAAAGGCAGAGCTGCTTACAGTGTGAACGAGCTCCTGTAGACTCGCAAGCCGTTATCTTATGTCACTTGGATTTGGAGTCAAAAGAATCAGTTCAGCCATGTCCCCCAATACTCCCCCGACCTATCTCATCACGGCGGCCTCTGGTCACATCGGCCAACGACTTGTTCCTCTCCTCCTGTCCCAGGCAGCAAGACCAACTCTCATTCTTCCTACAAACAATCCTGACAAACTCAAGTCGCGACTCAATTcccatggagatgatgctcGGGTCAGAGTTGTTCATGGAAACGTCCAAGATCCGGTCTTCCTCGAGGAGACCTTGAAGGCGCATGGTGTCACAGCCACCTTTGTCTGCTTGACCGGCGAGAATGAGTTGATGGTCACGCTCAACTTTTTTGATGCAATGAAACGTGCTGAGACAGTAAAGCATCTCGTTTACCTGTCTGCATGTGGTGATTTTGGTCTTGACGCAATTGAAGCTGGCCACCTCCGAGACGTGGCTTCAGGCCATGTATTGGTCAAACACATCATCGAAGCCAAGTTGCGTTACGGGGTGACAGAGCGAAGCCAGCCAGGAGGGTTTAGCTGGACCATCATTGgaccttctctcttcttcgaCAATGACTTGCGCAGCAAGGAGAGCATACTCAAACAGGGATTCTTTGACGAGCCACTTGGGAGCAAAGGCGTTAGTCGAGTGGACCCTGCGGACATCGCATTAGCAACAGCGAACGCATTGCAAGACGATGGACATGTCTGGGCTGGAAAGAAGATCATGATTGGGAGTTTGGAAACATACACCAGCACTGACACGGCAAGACTGTGGTCAAAAGTCCTCGGAACAGAAATCACGGCTGCAAAGagtgatgaagaaggcctAGTagagtttgagaagctctTCCGAACGAGGGTCAATTCCATTTGGGCCAGAGACATGAGACTCATGTATGATTATTTTGAACAGAATGGTTTTGGAATGACTGAGACAGAACATCAGGAGCAGGTTAAATTATTGGGAAGGAGTCCTGCGAGCTACGAGGAGTTTATCAACAAGACTGTCAAAAAATGGAAGATGGATGTCTCCGAATAGAATGGTATGAAGAAGATAGTTTACGTCAATCTTTCTAATCACAGTCTGAGGTATTATTATCACCTGCGCTGGTGTGACTGAACTGGACGTAGATAATTTAGTTAACGCGCATAGATCATGTCTCATTAATCTTATTTTCGTTCCCCTTTGTTATACTCAAGCGCAGCCCTTGCCTCTGAAGATTAAGACTGATGGATCCACGCTCTCCAAGTAACCCTTCTCGATCAGAGCCATGATGTTGCCCACCCCACCTGTGAAGAACTGGGCTCCAAGCCCCGGCTGGCCGAACCAAGGTGCGATAGGGCCTCCCACAACAGGAAGAGGCTTGAGCACTCGGTAGACGTGGTAGTTGTATGGGAAGTTGGGGGATGAAGGGTTTGTGGCCAGGttggagggagggagagcaCGCTGAGAGTAaggggcagcagcagcagagatgAATGATCCTGGGGGATGGTTAGACTATTCGCATCTGTTTGATACGAGAGAAACACATACCATATTCGCTTCCGAAGCGATCCACGAGGGCGCCCTTTTGCAATTCCATGGTACCGTTAATGGCGTTGCCGTTCTGGTCAAGCTGGAAGCCGTTCTGAGGAGGATAGATGAAGTTGCCCTTGTCGTCGGTCCACTTGTCGAGGAATTGACCCGGAGTGAGTCCTCCAAAGCGGTCATAGTTCTCTACAAGGTTGTCGAGAGGAAGCTTCTTGGGTAGGACCTTGGGTCCAAGGCGGGAGTCACGGCAGATGAACTCCTTGGACGAGGGACCTCCATTCTTTGTGCCGGTACAGTCGCAGCCGACTGCCTTGCGCTCATCCAGAGGGGCTGGCAGGGCTGAGGCGGTAGAAAGCCATAGGAGGcttgagaggaagaaagagaCGCGCATCTTGACACTAGGTTATTCCTGCTCGGATGGAGAACGTGAAGGCAAAGGcgattgatgatgaagagacaTGTTCAAAGCGGGACGTCTACATGAATGCCTTTTATACTTCTCAGTTCTCTCCCCCTACCCTCTCagtctctcctcctcaactgAACGATCTGCGTGTCTCACCGGTTTTGCACTTGGATGCCCAAAGTCAGCATAGAGCCTGCCGTGTCTTACAGTCCCGCCCGCTTATGCAGGGATCCAGCGGGTTTGATGCAGGAATGCCAGCAAATGAAGAGCTGGGGCACTGAGGCTACTGCACAGCGCCCAGTAATCGCCGATAATAATCCCTCACTGGCCACGACCAAATAATCGGCGACGATAATCCCTCGGGCGAGCGCCGTGAACAGGCAGGCCTCAAAGTTGGGATGGCAGCTGGACTGCATCGAGGGCATCTCAGCTACGGCTCAGCTCAAGTGGGCATTATCCATGACCCAATCACAGGTCTCTAATTCGAATCAGAGTGCTGAGAAACAGGGTGAGCCGTCACTATTTCTTGTCTTGGTGCCCCATCAAATTGTCGGGATCCCCTCACTCTCCCCGCAGCGCAACCATGGCGACCTGAAACCCCCTGtttgtggctggctgacagCGCTTGGCATCATCACATTATGGGACGAGCTGAGGCCTTGCATAAACACAGAGATAGGCAAGCAAGTACGGATATAATGCTGCTGAAAACGATGCATGGGGTAGTCCCACCACAAAATGCTCGCACAGCTGTTGGCTTAATGATTGTTGCACTGCATCGGTCTTGAAGCAGGGCCAATTCTCCGATGTTGTACGACGACATACGGAGCCCTCTTCTCTCACCGGTCACATTTTTCCTTTGCTGCACCTGTCTCGCCTGTCTGTGTGTTGTCCATGGCAACGCAAGGACATGTCGATCATCACGCGAGTTTAGCACAGGGCGATTCACTCGTAACGGTATGTTATTATTGTCCACTACCGCGCGCACAAAGCGCCTGATCTACGATTTATATGGTGGGTAAACGACATCCAGGGAGCCCTTGTGGACCTACCTATGGAAATAATCCCACGATGGGGCTTCACCGCCAAAGAGACATTGTTCCTCGATGCCCCCTCTCCCCAAGAATAATTGTGTCTTTTGAGCATTCTTTGCCCAAGACAAAAGCTACAGAGACCTTCATCGAATATCACCGTCGCCAAGGTTGGCTCAGCGCCGCAATATCGTGTGATCCGTCGATTACTACACTGTCAATTCCATCGACCTGGTAGAGGGCACTGCTTTGACCTGGAATGGGCACCTCTGGCGCTTGGCGTGGATGTCTAGTGTAACAGCTTTGCTTGAAGCCATGCAAACGAATTGCATGTGACACTTGAACAAATGTGCGACGGTCACCACGAGGCAGAAATTTGCCGACTTGTAGGACGAGATATATGCCTTGTTCGAGATTATTCATGCGAGTGACAACGGTCACAAAGTCGCACATGAGTCAGAGTAACATGCCGTTCCGTTTGAAGAGTATAGACATATATGTACTATGGAAGAACACACCTTAGACAGCCTGATATATATATCCAGTAAAGGAATCGGAGCCATAGATACCTAGGTAGAAATGCATTGCCAAATGATTGCAAATGATACCCCTTGTCTCTTCCAATATCCCTCTCACTCACTCTCATAGCTGACCTATACGAGCTCTCTGTGCTGAGTCTGGGTAGGGTTACCCTCCTGCTTAGAGCTCTCGGTCTGGTCCCCAAAGTGAATCTGCTTCTCGACAGCAGCAACTGTCTTCTCGTTGAACTCGTCGTCTTCAAAGACTGTGATGGCAATATGTTAGTGCTCTGACATATACAAAAGCAGAAACGAGGCTTACGGAAAGCGAGTTCCTCAAGAGTTCGGCCGCTCGTCTCTGGGTATAGCATGAAGACGATGCAAAACTCAAAGAAGATCCAGCCACAATAAATGGCAAGATAACGCCACTTGATGGCATTGAGCGCAATCGAGTTGACGTTCGTGGAGAAGAATCCTGCGAGCTTGCCAAAGATTTGCTGAACACCGATACCACGGCTTCGTTGGGCGTAAGGCCAAAGTTCAACGAGATAGGCTGGAATGTGGTTAGAGGGATCATATGAGTACTGGGGTTTAAACTTACTGTATGTGAGAGCGTTGTTTCCGATGTTGTAGGTTGGAGAGTAGGCAAAGTAGAAGAACAGGGCGGCAATGCCAGCGGCACGGTTCTTTACGTCAGCTGCCTGTGCAGCCTGCAGT from Fusarium keratoplasticum isolate Fu6.1 chromosome 12, whole genome shotgun sequence includes:
- a CDS encoding NAD(P)-bd-dom domain-containing protein — translated: MSLGFGVKRISSAMSPNTPPTYLITAASGHIGQRLVPLLLSQAARPTLILPTNNPDKLKSRLNSHGDDARVRVVHGNVQDPVFLEETLKAHGVTATFVCLTGENELMVTLNFFDAMKRAETVKHLVYLSACGDFGLDAIEAGHLRDVASGHVLVKHIIEAKLRYGVTERSQPGGFSWTIIGPSLFFDNDLRSKESILKQGFFDEPLGSKGVSRVDPADIALATANALQDDGHVWAGKKIMIGSLETYTSTDTARLWSKVLGTEITAAKSDEEGLVEFEKLFRTRVNSIWARDMRLMYDYFEQNGFGMTETEHQEQVKLLGRSPASYEEFINKTVKKWKMDVSE
- a CDS encoding TNT domain-containing protein; amino-acid sequence: MRVSFFLSSLLWLSTASALPAPLDERKAVGCDCTGTKNGGPSSKEFICRDSRLGPKVLPKKLPLDNLVENYDRFGGLTPGQFLDKWTDDKGNFIYPPQNGFQLDQNGNAINGTMELQKGALVDRFGSEYGSFISAAAAPYSQRALPPSNLATNPSSPNFPYNYHVYRVLKPLPVVGGPIAPWFGQPGLGAQFFTGGVGNIMALIEKGYLESVDPSVLIFRGKGCA